A single Oryzias melastigma strain HK-1 linkage group LG24, ASM292280v2, whole genome shotgun sequence DNA region contains:
- the atp5mpl gene encoding ATP synthase subunit ATP5MPL, mitochondrial, with the protein MAGQAFQKWWSLMSPYYTRAYQEMWVGIGIMSYLYYKVSYGGKKAVKSKPAH; encoded by the exons ATGGCTGGACAAGCGTTTCAGAAGTGGTGGTCTCTGATGAGCCCGTACTACACCAGGGCGTACCAGGAGATGTGGGTGGGAATCGGCATCATGTCCTACCTGTACTATAAAGTTTCCTATGGAG gcAAGAAAGCTGTGAAAAGCA AACCTGCTCATTGA